One segment of Sesamum indicum cultivar Zhongzhi No. 13 linkage group LG4, S_indicum_v1.0, whole genome shotgun sequence DNA contains the following:
- the LOC105159948 gene encoding uncharacterized protein LOC105159948, translated as MAETQPKRLREEPLREDSSSEFDDSGATSKRHKPYNTILNLLEQEEDDGEPSHEPGHELSQDLSAIFTTLQQELSSSTSCDSTTTFDFDSLPSTAAVEEPDPSLHPTATEDDGVKSVMRHLLEASDDELGIPNRSDEIENNVEILNSVGNFPFGFTEHEGLWELEDEAANYYTVLQSELFM; from the coding sequence ATGGCAGAAACTCAGCCGAAACGCCTTAGGGAAGAGCCCCTGCGTGAAGACTCAAGCTCTGAGTTTGACGATTCCGGCGCCACCTCCAAGCGCCACAAGCCCTACAACACCATACTTAATCTTCTTGAACAAGAAGAAGACGACGGAGAGCCGAGCCATGAGCCCGGCCACGAGCTGAGCCAGGACTTGTCAGCCATATTCACCACCCTCCAGCAAGAACTCTCCTCGTCCACCAGCTGCGACTCCACCACCACCTTTGACTTCGACTCGCTGCCATCCACGGCGGCGGTGGAAGAACCCGACCCGTCCCTCCACCCCACCGCCACCGAGGACGACGGTGTGAAGTCCGTCATGAGGCATCTTCTTGAAGCCTCGGACGATGAACTCGGAATTCCAAATCGAAGcgatgaaattgaaaataatgttgaaatattaaattctgTGGGAAATTTTCCGTTTGGTTTTACTGAGCATGAGGGGCTGTGGGAACTTGAGGACGAGGCCGCTAATTACTATACTGTGCTGCAGTCTGAACTGTTCATGTAG